AGAAAATATATCTAATCTGACTGAGTTTCTCTTTTCCTGGTTTTTTTTATTATCTGCACGTCAGGTTTCTTATAACCTATCTCAGCACTACTTCTTAACTGTACCCGAGGGTCATTGTCCATATCAGTAATATCTTTTTCCAGGTATTCGTTTTGTGCCTGCATATCATCATTTCGCACTATTGCCTGTTGATAAACTTTTTTACTTTTATAGAGATTGTAAAAACTGAATTGCCCTTTATAAACTATCAGAAAGACAAAAACTGCGATCGCGCACCAGACTAACACGGATACAATGATCTTTCCTTTGCCTTTTTCTTTATTCATAATTAAGTACCCTTACAGTATATTGATTTGCTGAGAAAATATCATCATTCAGTTCTATTTCTGGTTTGTCAAAATACTCTATATTATCGTAATGACTTAGGAAATCATCAACTGGAGCCAGTTCAAAATTAAGTGCAGGTGTTTTATAATGTATTGGGAAAATTACTTTTGGCTTAATAAGATCAACCAGCTTGATTGCTTCTTTTGCATCAATGGTAAATACTCCTCCAACCGGCAGGAGCAGAACATCAATATTTTTTATTTTATTAATGATCTCAGGCGATGGAATATGCCCCAGATCACCACAATGTAGAAATGTTTTTCCCCCTGCTGTAAACTTCATTAACAGGTTCTTTCCCCTTTGTGTACCTTTTTCTTTATCATGCCAGACCTGGATCAGCTCAAACCTGCTGTTACAATGTTCAAAAATTCCCGCTTCTTTGAGTACCAAAGGG
This is a stretch of genomic DNA from Candidatus Stygibacter australis. It encodes these proteins:
- a CDS encoding MBL fold metallo-hydrolase, which encodes MIKMKWFGHSFWKITTDKISIVIDPFTDIGYNMDIDITADVLLSSHDHFDHNNIDLIKGNPLVLKEAGIFEHCNSRFELIQVWHDKEKGTQRGKNLLMKFTAGGKTFLHCGDLGHIPSPEIINKIKNIDVLLLPVGGVFTIDAKEAIKLVDLIKPKVIFPIHYKTPALNFELAPVDDFLSHYDNIEYFDKPEIELNDDIFSANQYTVRVLNYE